In Kordia antarctica, the following proteins share a genomic window:
- a CDS encoding DUF423 domain-containing protein: MKDYVLLIAALYGALGIIFGAFGAHALKKIFSEDLLKSFETGVKYQLYHAIVLLIIGFQFSFTETLQTAVAWCFIIGIFLFSFSIYGFCISSAKGKKLRFLGPITPLGGLLLVIGWILLGVSFF; encoded by the coding sequence GTGAAAGATTATGTATTATTAATTGCCGCTCTGTATGGCGCATTGGGAATTATTTTTGGCGCTTTTGGTGCGCATGCATTGAAGAAAATTTTTTCAGAAGATTTACTTAAAAGCTTTGAAACTGGCGTAAAATACCAACTATATCACGCAATTGTATTGTTAATAATCGGGTTTCAATTCTCGTTTACGGAAACATTACAAACTGCCGTTGCTTGGTGTTTTATTATAGGAATTTTTTTATTTTCGTTCAGTATTTACGGATTTTGTATCAGTAGTGCAAAAGGCAAAAAATTGCGCTTTTTAGGACCAATAACGCCACTTGGTGGTTTATTGTTAGTAATTGGATGGATTTTGCTAGGTGTTTCTTTTTTTTAA
- a CDS encoding heavy-metal-associated domain-containing protein has protein sequence MKKIILSVFVIASLAVIGCKNETKTEVNTTTEQGKELSMANFGVRGNCGMCKTTIEKAAKSVDGVADANWDVKKKSIAISYDEAKANEKDMHKAIAAAGYDTEQATGDKAAYKELPKCCQFTSDMEMNQ, from the coding sequence ATGAAAAAAATAATTTTAAGTGTATTCGTAATCGCTTCATTGGCGGTAATTGGTTGTAAAAACGAAACAAAAACTGAAGTAAATACAACTACTGAACAAGGAAAAGAATTGTCAATGGCAAATTTTGGCGTGCGTGGAAATTGCGGAATGTGTAAAACTACCATTGAAAAAGCTGCCAAAAGTGTAGATGGTGTTGCAGATGCAAATTGGGACGTAAAGAAGAAAAGTATTGCTATTTCATATGATGAAGCAAAAGCAAATGAAAAAGATATGCATAAAGCAATTGCTGCCGCTGGTTACGATACTGAGCAAGCAACTGGTGACAAAGCTGCATATAAAGAGTTGCCTAAATGCTGTCAATTTACTTCTGATATGGAGATGAATCAGTAA